In one Photobacterium swingsii genomic region, the following are encoded:
- a CDS encoding winged helix-turn-helix domain-containing protein produces the protein MPSAVSYRLGTDSKVIFIPEQNRLIIEEDRSEERHLEPLQARMLSFFIQHQGKVQNARTIAEAVWDRSQVSDNLVRQVISQLRCQLNDQERPYSIIKTIPKQGYLFDIEVIEQELSSRIPSGSLPKHLPGNLTDNTPEKQRAKPAVTSNQPCPTNANKDTVKATQPMKRLMIFSIIIAALLTISTSITYFSQSNSEAIDLTASENKKVIPVIFHDIELDQNKDLTVARNVYNYLFFGLNSSNNIVGYHYSQLTPAARKQLTPDAISLKGWIKETKKGYHLKLLIDIPSHSGEIKKLDVTFTKDDFFSAIGDLVLSLKTTISPTTPDYSFANHRVTSVQNYNDWQAISKGISLFYQGKGAESFKGLSSELEMIKRQGRDNYLLEALFSYMSSMNSLNTNSSEDKRLALSYAKEAFEKNPRCNIANISLGLALIVNQQGEQAYPYLFYAAENSPSPLSYYLLSIADQQANNPKGAEYNYQRFSHLSKGQKGQLAELKASLQKSNLFPTAKQAD, from the coding sequence ATGCCATCAGCTGTAAGTTATCGACTAGGCACTGATTCTAAAGTCATTTTTATACCAGAACAAAACCGTCTAATCATTGAAGAAGATCGCAGTGAAGAGCGTCATCTCGAACCGCTTCAAGCGCGTATGCTCAGTTTCTTCATTCAACATCAAGGCAAAGTACAAAACGCCAGAACAATCGCGGAGGCCGTCTGGGATCGTAGCCAAGTCTCTGACAATTTAGTTCGCCAAGTCATCAGCCAACTGAGATGCCAGCTAAACGATCAAGAACGTCCATATTCAATAATTAAAACCATTCCCAAACAAGGCTACTTGTTCGACATAGAAGTGATTGAACAGGAACTATCAAGCCGTATACCTTCTGGCAGTTTGCCAAAGCATTTACCAGGCAATTTGACAGACAATACACCAGAAAAACAACGCGCGAAGCCTGCTGTAACAAGCAACCAGCCATGTCCGACAAATGCGAATAAAGACACAGTCAAAGCCACGCAACCAATGAAGCGTTTAATGATTTTTTCCATCATTATTGCTGCATTACTGACAATATCAACAAGCATCACTTATTTTTCGCAATCAAATAGTGAAGCGATTGACCTGACAGCGAGCGAAAATAAGAAAGTCATCCCTGTTATATTTCATGATATTGAATTAGACCAAAATAAAGATCTCACTGTCGCTCGCAATGTCTATAACTACCTTTTCTTTGGCCTTAACTCATCAAATAATATTGTGGGTTATCACTATTCTCAACTTACGCCTGCGGCAAGAAAACAGTTAACGCCAGACGCTATTTCACTCAAGGGCTGGATTAAAGAGACTAAAAAGGGATATCACCTTAAGCTTCTTATCGATATACCATCACATTCTGGTGAAATAAAAAAGCTTGATGTCACTTTTACTAAGGATGATTTCTTTTCAGCAATTGGCGATCTTGTTCTTTCGTTAAAAACGACCATATCACCTACTACACCTGATTATAGTTTTGCGAACCATAGAGTCACCTCAGTGCAAAACTATAATGATTGGCAAGCTATCTCAAAAGGTATTTCTCTTTTTTATCAAGGTAAAGGTGCTGAAAGTTTTAAAGGGTTATCATCTGAACTTGAAATGATTAAAAGACAAGGCAGAGATAATTACTTACTTGAGGCTTTGTTTTCTTACATGTCATCGATGAATTCTTTAAATACCAACAGCAGTGAAGATAAACGGTTAGCACTTAGTTATGCTAAAGAAGCTTTTGAAAAGAATCCACGCTGTAATATTGCCAATATTAGCCTAGGGCTGGCCCTTATTGTTAATCAGCAAGGTGAGCAAGCATACCCTTATCTTTTCTATGCTGCTGAAAACTCACCAAGCCCGCTTAGCTACTACTTACTGAGTATCGCGGATCAACAAGCCAATAACCCTAAAGGCGCTGAGTACAATTACCAGCGCTTTAGTCACTTGAGTAAAGGGCAAAAGGGCCAACTTGCTGAACTTAAAGCATCTTTACAAAAATCAAACCTTTTCCCTACAGCCAAACAAGCGGATTAG
- a CDS encoding DUF3859 domain-containing protein: MSVALNTSQFVVSYDPQSVESLYQGLITYRQLLETDGAFSDFHCHVRFKVISGSDDRIGSLYGTKLANLTLGYSDYSTENLSPEKILSATQLPSETAFFLRACQHPELEEQLTQTAKLICNISRKINDSSEMWISECDVMGLLPLFMIALTYPHNAYLLGGYTIPYWDTEHAPIGEEMLAILTHHLGYNHHTLKAFCYCDNTSARARMFNLQHRNHYDIHADQDEPIENELLRIFRRDPAEFDTFKSLLKQRFADQDYLQYTDDSRYYQEHPVESFIHTLMSPAQGECYFGQEEYHQVLLGNFIDSPGDEIAAELKLEIEQYLGRPIVAPKAIEDEDDYYRDNYYFYGTGEQDWKAFVTEGFEHGEAIWHFVETGENPNILSKIAPCDMAAVAKAGNFNIHKKIEYHVGGLDSYHAEMASIIYDLLVDWNDEDDTGDILAINRQKLLRMFDVLHHWNNKQAFHPKFANEIVETYELLTDEDFIARYNGDWQALLIRHIGEFSGYSSSIEYEAFKRCYTLIQSHRSQMIAIITQLTQTEDFDAVTHLALCAAIVEWDKVHDQNDELSSYALNQLAQNLENLIYRDLNETSYFICHDDEKPYIYDAPNEEGLGKVAADWQFVDGYLKQQHNQLEETLTRFETQLIRYERKERVNPVQPYYQFLRNFSDNAQKLLVCAQVVAQLDSSPLQQFCTRFLTLWLRVAPCKTSRMLAYFFSDPKENKNQASANFVKQLHGLTPLTALAYQIEAILDDIGWDDDEAELLAPFFKQWIVEQDADNDQQSIQAALQYILPRREQQFYIALRKAHPDLTISYFDETVHYLMMAKVRRQICSNHTSPQAMENNEAQALQQFSEILLSTTPLTVEQVDTILTLCDQYRVRDFDTLYGMAELETLYYLASPHRQDAIMRIFAARPHLGLDLLYNENVITLPVFCQKVQDSGANIGELLSYSLDRGWEESYPWFANKPDINHYIAKLQVEELLSLLKALARHPEFQPLIDSYASHSSRHVRDLVADIQAGKYHKADISKVEVVHYGIFVEGATEEELEEIKQEQEESDCHLFYKLEHRKETLLIENELGRSFGLQLGYFPDDEDEEELAQELELTIKLHHPYMHSEDGYLSEWTTSISLGHRTYVGWTMSHRTLNICGIYRFEIHDPSGLLVADKTFHVMDNKRSHISELTHLLEDETLDVAHLGSLNITSGELDLVQHNQSTNGLLLGNKLLTPVTQVYSHLRQGALEMVDIRLNQTQPDSWYPAANQVFPYLESRIKSKILLLGEPNTIDAVQRDAKSWRKKVTKKEAVHLIQPNENNASNVLALYLARKGMRVYFGYSTTGELCRIAIVNIKFGLLRRLFIRVMNRISKKVIQDVGIYQPL, encoded by the coding sequence ATGTCTGTTGCTTTAAACACTTCCCAATTTGTGGTGTCCTATGACCCACAATCAGTCGAATCCCTATATCAGGGGTTGATCACTTATCGTCAATTACTTGAAACCGATGGTGCATTTTCAGATTTTCATTGCCACGTACGTTTCAAGGTCATTTCAGGTAGTGATGACCGCATTGGAAGCCTTTACGGCACCAAACTCGCTAATCTCACATTGGGGTATAGTGACTACAGCACAGAAAACCTTAGCCCTGAAAAAATACTGAGTGCAACGCAACTTCCCTCTGAGACCGCATTTTTCCTTCGAGCTTGCCAACACCCGGAATTGGAAGAACAGCTAACACAAACGGCAAAGCTCATCTGCAATATCTCTCGTAAGATCAATGATTCATCTGAGATGTGGATTTCTGAATGTGATGTCATGGGCTTACTGCCATTATTCATGATTGCATTAACCTATCCTCACAATGCTTATTTACTTGGTGGGTATACCATCCCTTATTGGGATACAGAGCACGCGCCAATTGGTGAAGAGATGTTAGCCATACTGACTCATCATTTAGGCTACAACCACCACACGCTAAAAGCCTTTTGTTACTGTGATAATACGAGCGCAAGAGCACGTATGTTTAACCTACAGCACCGCAATCATTACGATATACATGCTGATCAGGATGAGCCGATTGAAAATGAATTACTGCGCATTTTCCGTCGTGACCCTGCCGAATTTGACACGTTTAAATCTCTCTTGAAGCAGCGTTTTGCCGACCAGGACTACTTACAGTACACAGATGATAGTCGCTACTATCAAGAACACCCAGTCGAAAGTTTTATTCATACCCTAATGTCTCCAGCTCAAGGAGAGTGTTATTTTGGGCAAGAAGAATACCACCAAGTATTACTCGGAAATTTCATAGATTCACCGGGTGATGAAATTGCTGCCGAGCTTAAACTTGAAATCGAGCAATATTTAGGTCGCCCAATTGTGGCACCGAAAGCCATTGAAGATGAAGACGATTACTATCGTGATAATTACTACTTTTACGGTACAGGCGAACAAGACTGGAAAGCTTTTGTCACAGAAGGCTTTGAACATGGAGAGGCTATTTGGCATTTTGTTGAAACAGGTGAAAACCCGAATATTTTATCAAAAATAGCACCTTGTGATATGGCCGCTGTCGCCAAAGCAGGGAACTTCAACATTCACAAAAAAATCGAATACCATGTCGGTGGCCTTGACAGCTACCACGCCGAAATGGCGTCCATCATTTACGATCTACTCGTGGATTGGAACGATGAGGATGACACTGGAGACATTCTCGCCATTAATCGTCAAAAACTACTGCGCATGTTTGATGTTCTTCACCATTGGAACAACAAACAAGCATTCCATCCCAAATTCGCCAACGAGATAGTCGAAACCTATGAACTCCTAACGGATGAAGACTTTATTGCACGCTACAACGGTGACTGGCAAGCACTGTTAATCCGCCATATCGGTGAGTTTTCAGGGTATAGCAGTAGTATCGAATATGAGGCGTTCAAGCGTTGCTACACGCTTATACAAAGCCACCGCAGCCAAATGATCGCTATTATTACTCAATTAACCCAAACAGAAGATTTCGACGCTGTTACACATTTGGCTTTATGTGCCGCCATTGTGGAATGGGACAAAGTACATGACCAAAATGATGAACTATCGTCATACGCGCTTAACCAATTAGCACAAAATTTAGAAAATCTGATCTATCGTGATTTAAACGAAACAAGCTATTTTATTTGCCATGACGATGAGAAGCCCTATATCTATGATGCGCCTAATGAGGAAGGTCTTGGCAAAGTCGCTGCGGATTGGCAGTTTGTTGATGGATACCTCAAGCAACAACATAATCAACTGGAAGAAACACTGACGCGCTTTGAAACCCAGTTAATCCGATACGAACGAAAGGAAAGGGTTAATCCTGTACAACCCTACTATCAATTCTTACGTAACTTCAGCGATAACGCACAAAAACTCTTAGTATGCGCCCAAGTCGTCGCCCAATTAGACAGCTCTCCACTGCAGCAATTCTGCACACGTTTTCTCACCCTTTGGTTACGTGTTGCCCCCTGTAAAACCAGCCGAATGTTGGCGTATTTCTTTTCCGATCCCAAGGAAAATAAAAACCAGGCAAGTGCAAATTTCGTCAAACAGCTTCATGGGTTAACGCCATTAACCGCCCTCGCCTATCAAATAGAAGCCATTTTGGATGACATAGGTTGGGATGATGATGAAGCAGAACTACTCGCTCCCTTCTTCAAACAATGGATCGTAGAACAAGATGCTGACAATGATCAGCAAAGTATACAGGCTGCCTTACAGTATATTTTACCTCGCCGAGAGCAACAGTTTTATATCGCACTGCGTAAAGCTCATCCTGATCTCACCATCAGCTACTTTGATGAGACTGTGCATTACTTAATGATGGCAAAAGTTCGTCGTCAAATATGCAGTAACCACACATCACCTCAAGCAATGGAAAATAATGAAGCGCAGGCTCTTCAACAATTTAGTGAGATACTACTTTCTACGACACCATTAACCGTAGAGCAAGTCGATACCATTCTCACCCTTTGCGACCAATACCGCGTCCGTGATTTCGATACCTTGTATGGCATGGCTGAGTTAGAAACCTTGTATTACCTCGCCTCTCCTCACCGACAAGATGCAATTATGCGTATCTTCGCAGCAAGACCACATTTAGGGCTTGATCTGCTCTACAATGAAAACGTAATAACCTTGCCTGTTTTTTGTCAAAAAGTGCAAGATAGTGGCGCGAATATTGGTGAATTACTATCTTACTCACTCGACCGAGGGTGGGAAGAAAGCTACCCTTGGTTTGCCAATAAGCCCGATATCAATCACTACATAGCTAAGTTACAGGTAGAAGAACTATTAAGCTTGCTCAAAGCCTTGGCTCGTCACCCAGAATTTCAACCTCTCATTGACAGCTATGCCTCACACAGTTCACGTCATGTCCGTGACTTAGTCGCAGATATTCAAGCCGGGAAATACCACAAAGCTGACATATCAAAAGTGGAAGTTGTTCATTATGGGATCTTCGTCGAAGGGGCGACAGAAGAAGAGCTCGAAGAAATAAAGCAAGAGCAAGAAGAGAGCGATTGCCACTTATTCTATAAACTTGAGCACCGTAAAGAGACGCTGCTCATTGAGAATGAATTAGGTCGCTCATTTGGCTTACAGCTAGGCTACTTCCCTGATGACGAAGATGAAGAGGAGTTAGCCCAAGAATTAGAACTCACCATCAAGCTTCACCACCCTTATATGCACAGTGAAGATGGATACTTATCAGAGTGGACGACAAGTATTTCACTCGGTCATCGCACTTATGTCGGTTGGACTATGTCGCATCGTACACTCAATATCTGCGGTATTTATCGGTTTGAGATCCACGACCCATCTGGTTTATTAGTCGCCGACAAAACCTTTCATGTAATGGACAACAAACGTAGCCATATCAGCGAGCTGACGCATTTACTTGAAGATGAAACCCTAGATGTTGCACACCTTGGCAGCTTAAACATCACAAGCGGTGAACTGGACTTAGTACAACATAATCAATCAACTAATGGCTTACTATTAGGAAATAAACTGCTAACGCCAGTTACTCAGGTATATAGCCACCTACGCCAGGGCGCGTTAGAAATGGTAGATATTCGCCTTAACCAAACCCAGCCTGACAGTTGGTATCCCGCGGCAAATCAGGTATTTCCTTATTTAGAAAGCCGTATAAAAAGTAAAATTCTCTTACTCGGAGAGCCAAACACCATAGATGCAGTACAACGAGATGCAAAAAGTTGGCGAAAAAAAGTCACTAAAAAGGAGGCGGTTCATCTCATTCAACCTAATGAAAACAATGCGTCGAATGTTTTAGCACTATATCTCGCCCGCAAAGGCATGCGAGTGTATTTTGGCTATAGCACAACGGGGGAGCTATGTCGGATTGCTATCGTTAATATCAAGTTTGGCTTACTGCGTAGACTGTTTATTCGAGTGATGAATCGAATTTCAAAGAAAGTCATACAGGATGTTGGCATTTATCAACCACTTTAA
- a CDS encoding family 20 glycosylhydrolase, whose translation MNQIKLPLKVLAVALMSQLVISNPAYSETFHPKANELELLWKVVDHDIGENIFLGSLTITNNGTETLSDKDWSLYFSSVRPPASVLPSDNIDGINARKQMLDQNVLLKNADDAASGDYFVLEPVAGFKPILPGESREIMITAQYWQMLKNDSPSGFHIAYNGQAPHAISVDVMMDPSDPKQTRQSINDNMPVQTAQLRFTENNAEKSQVSVQHQVVPQLQAAELKDGAFLTLLGWTASIKAPESLHNEALYLQSSLKDLMKGDFPINATEPNMAGVINLTINPLLDTDADGVADKEGYRLDIDPFNGITIEGKDASGVFYGIQTLRQLIPNDVYQSSVSANKMQHAVLPAMTALDAPRFEYRGMMLDVARNFQSKETIFKLIDLLAYYKINKFEMNVANDEGWRLEIPGLPELTEFGAKRGYDLSETKMLHTFMGSSNEFNTGDGIEGKPKNIIEANNGVKPDFQGFEIAQQNFLGKGWGYYTTEDFKDILKYAADRHIDVILEYDFPAHARAAIKAMEYRYNKYKETDLVEANRYRLIDPLDKSEYYTPQFYTDNIVNPSLDGTYAFLEKVISETKAMYDAVPSAEITRLHGGGDELPHLGPNEWWAKSPAIQQNPETAGKTDAELFDYFFMRWVSIINQNGFKMASWGDVLTHNGTGNVDYGELYPIFWNNVWGWGNEHQAYVFANKGYDVVLSHATNLYFDLAYNKHPDEVGYHWAGYTDTKKAFEYRPFNIYANGKIDKLGNPVEWNPNWVSLTEEGKRNVVGLQGQLFSENSKSPEIMEYLVFPKLLGVAERAWVTNMPAELPIDQSGKTPMDQAWDTFSNTLGQFALSKLEYIQPVDIYEQLPPQHGVNYRIPLPGAVVDAGKLKINTRFPGLRNQYSLDGGSTWLPYYAPVDVNHAGTIKTRSVTVSGRNSRTEAVQQ comes from the coding sequence ATGAATCAGATAAAACTTCCGCTTAAAGTACTAGCGGTTGCCTTAATGTCACAGCTTGTAATTAGCAACCCTGCTTATTCCGAAACATTCCATCCAAAAGCCAATGAACTCGAATTACTATGGAAGGTCGTTGACCATGATATAGGCGAAAATATATTTTTAGGAAGCTTAACCATTACTAATAATGGAACTGAAACGCTTAGCGATAAAGATTGGTCACTTTATTTTAGCTCAGTAAGGCCCCCCGCATCTGTTTTACCATCAGATAATATAGATGGAATAAATGCACGAAAACAAATGTTAGACCAAAACGTATTATTAAAAAATGCAGACGATGCAGCTAGCGGTGACTATTTTGTACTTGAGCCTGTGGCTGGCTTTAAGCCTATTTTACCGGGTGAATCTAGAGAGATCATGATCACCGCGCAATATTGGCAGATGCTGAAGAATGATTCTCCATCAGGTTTTCATATCGCATATAATGGCCAGGCGCCTCATGCTATCTCCGTTGACGTTATGATGGACCCATCTGATCCTAAGCAGACGCGGCAGAGCATTAACGATAATATGCCGGTTCAAACCGCCCAATTACGTTTCACTGAAAATAACGCAGAAAAATCGCAGGTTTCGGTGCAGCACCAAGTTGTTCCTCAGTTGCAGGCGGCTGAGTTAAAAGACGGTGCATTCCTAACGTTATTAGGCTGGACTGCTTCTATCAAAGCACCAGAAAGTTTACATAATGAAGCATTATATCTACAAAGCTCGCTTAAAGACTTAATGAAGGGCGATTTCCCCATTAATGCGACAGAGCCTAATATGGCGGGCGTCATAAACTTAACTATTAACCCATTATTAGATACAGATGCTGATGGTGTCGCAGATAAGGAAGGTTATCGATTAGATATCGATCCTTTCAATGGCATTACCATTGAAGGAAAAGACGCAAGCGGCGTATTTTATGGTATTCAAACATTGCGTCAGCTGATACCGAATGATGTTTATCAATCTTCTGTTAGTGCAAATAAAATGCAACATGCAGTATTACCTGCGATGACTGCACTTGATGCTCCAAGATTTGAGTATCGTGGCATGATGCTTGATGTTGCCCGAAACTTCCAAAGTAAAGAGACTATTTTTAAATTAATTGATTTATTAGCTTATTATAAAATTAATAAATTTGAAATGAACGTAGCTAACGATGAGGGGTGGCGTTTAGAAATTCCAGGTCTTCCTGAGTTGACCGAGTTTGGTGCAAAACGAGGGTATGACTTAAGTGAAACAAAAATGCTTCATACTTTTATGGGGTCAAGCAATGAATTTAATACTGGAGATGGTATTGAAGGAAAGCCTAAGAATATTATAGAAGCGAATAATGGGGTAAAACCCGACTTTCAAGGATTTGAAATTGCTCAGCAGAATTTTTTAGGCAAAGGTTGGGGGTACTACACAACTGAGGATTTTAAAGACATATTAAAATATGCAGCAGATCGTCATATCGACGTCATATTAGAATATGACTTTCCAGCACATGCCCGTGCTGCTATTAAAGCGATGGAGTACCGTTACAATAAATATAAAGAGACAGATCTTGTTGAAGCCAATCGCTATCGCTTGATTGATCCTCTAGATAAATCTGAGTATTACACACCGCAGTTTTATACCGATAATATTGTGAACCCATCGCTAGACGGTACTTATGCTTTCTTAGAAAAAGTCATCAGCGAAACAAAGGCAATGTATGACGCCGTGCCTAGTGCGGAGATAACTCGGTTACATGGCGGCGGTGATGAACTCCCTCATTTAGGACCAAATGAATGGTGGGCGAAGTCGCCAGCTATACAGCAAAACCCTGAAACCGCAGGCAAAACAGATGCTGAGTTATTTGATTACTTTTTCATGCGCTGGGTTTCCATTATTAATCAAAATGGATTCAAAATGGCGAGTTGGGGTGATGTACTAACCCATAATGGTACAGGTAATGTCGATTATGGTGAGTTGTACCCTATATTCTGGAATAACGTGTGGGGGTGGGGTAATGAACATCAAGCCTATGTCTTTGCTAACAAAGGTTATGATGTGGTGCTATCGCATGCGACCAACTTGTACTTTGATTTAGCCTACAATAAACACCCAGACGAAGTTGGTTATCACTGGGCAGGTTATACCGACACAAAAAAAGCGTTTGAATATCGACCATTTAATATTTACGCCAATGGGAAAATAGATAAACTGGGTAATCCTGTTGAATGGAATCCAAACTGGGTTTCATTGACGGAAGAAGGTAAACGTAATGTAGTTGGCTTACAAGGTCAGCTATTCTCTGAAAACTCGAAATCCCCAGAGATTATGGAGTATTTGGTTTTCCCTAAATTATTGGGTGTTGCGGAGCGTGCTTGGGTAACTAATATGCCAGCAGAATTGCCTATCGATCAAAGTGGTAAAACGCCAATGGATCAGGCTTGGGATACCTTCTCTAATACCTTAGGGCAGTTCGCTTTAAGTAAACTGGAATATATTCAGCCTGTTGATATCTATGAGCAGTTGCCACCTCAGCATGGTGTGAATTACCGAATCCCTCTGCCTGGTGCAGTTGTTGATGCGGGTAAGTTAAAGATAAATACACGTTTCCCTGGTTTGAGAAATCAATATTCGCTTGATGGTGGTAGTACGTGGCTGCCGTATTATGCACCAGTTGATGTTAACCATGCTGGAACGATTAAGACGCGTAGTGTGACAGTCTCGGGTAGAAACAGTCGCACCGAAGCAGTTCAGCAATAA
- a CDS encoding DUF7916 family protein — MQKRIFDYTAHDFEMASRQQLVESIRNSEGRTVMVENVVAITPPIDMVSGAEIAAAFGADMITLNCLDVMKPAIKVLSENPNEVMTVSQVKAATGRLIGCNLEPVPDDVKHVDLGRTVTKETVEKAIELGLDYVMLTGNPGNAVTQETILDAIALVRNVSKDIIIIAGKMHAGGVGNDYNLNIVSQFAEAGADVMMFPAPYTTPGVSADMAKSMMDAVHNSGMLGMLAIGTSQEGASQTYIEQVAMACKAAGADIVHIGDGGYSGIAPPENIMQLGLTLRGRRHQYKRMANRR; from the coding sequence ATGCAGAAGCGAATATTTGATTATACCGCCCATGATTTTGAAATGGCCTCTCGTCAGCAATTGGTAGAGAGTATTCGAAATTCTGAAGGGCGCACCGTTATGGTGGAAAATGTTGTTGCGATTACCCCCCCCATAGACATGGTTTCAGGCGCAGAGATCGCAGCGGCTTTTGGTGCCGATATGATCACATTAAATTGCCTTGATGTAATGAAACCTGCGATTAAGGTCTTGTCTGAAAATCCCAATGAAGTCATGACGGTTTCACAAGTAAAAGCTGCAACCGGGCGCTTAATTGGCTGCAACCTAGAACCAGTGCCAGATGACGTTAAGCATGTGGACCTTGGTCGAACGGTCACCAAAGAAACAGTCGAAAAAGCGATTGAACTTGGGTTAGATTACGTGATGCTAACAGGCAACCCGGGTAATGCCGTTACGCAGGAAACCATTTTGGATGCGATTGCTTTGGTACGCAATGTTTCAAAAGATATCATCATTATTGCTGGTAAAATGCATGCGGGTGGGGTTGGGAATGACTATAACCTCAATATCGTTAGCCAATTTGCTGAAGCAGGCGCAGATGTCATGATGTTCCCGGCGCCTTATACCACACCAGGAGTCAGTGCTGATATGGCAAAATCCATGATGGATGCAGTGCATAATAGCGGTATGTTAGGCATGTTAGCGATTGGTACGTCACAAGAGGGAGCATCGCAAACCTACATCGAACAGGTTGCCATGGCCTGTAAAGCAGCAGGGGCTGATATTGTTCATATTGGTGATGGCGGCTATAGCGGTATTGCACCCCCTGAAAATATCATGCAATTAGGGCTAACACTTCGTGGGCGACGTCATCAATATAAAAGAATGGCGAATCGACGTTAA
- a CDS encoding PTS lactose/cellobiose transporter subunit IIA — protein MDMDIQCSDDITEEFLMTLLCQVGEARAACMEAMHVARQGDNEKALRLLKDSDQALVTVHKTQTALIGFDEGAGKVKMTLILTHIQDHIMTTMLCRDLAEEMVAIQHKFTQLEAQRNESYAEANI, from the coding sequence ATGGACATGGATATTCAGTGTAGTGACGACATTACAGAAGAGTTTTTGATGACCTTATTGTGTCAAGTGGGTGAAGCGCGTGCAGCCTGCATGGAAGCGATGCACGTCGCGCGGCAAGGTGATAATGAAAAAGCATTACGCCTATTAAAAGATAGCGACCAAGCCCTAGTCACAGTCCATAAAACACAGACTGCGTTGATCGGTTTTGATGAAGGGGCAGGCAAAGTCAAAATGACCTTAATTTTGACCCATATTCAAGATCATATTATGACCACCATGCTTTGCCGAGATTTAGCCGAAGAGATGGTGGCAATTCAGCATAAATTCACGCAATTAGAAGCCCAAAGGAATGAAAGCTATGCAGAAGCGAATATTTGA
- a CDS encoding PTS sugar transporter subunit IIC, translated as MAIFDRVLNFIENVVAPVAGRISAQRHVNAIKDGFVSTMPFLIVGSLLLVLAFPPSEGNFFFDGWHGLIDIIGKENIMAPFQLSMGIFALYAAFGIGFSLAESYKLRAMNTGMLSIFAFLLAVAPMLDIKDVGGVLPGAFLGGTGAFTAILCGLLVPEMQRLLIKYNIRIKMPDAVPPKISASFDLLIPIVFISFIIMSINVFLGQYDLKIPSAIMQLFQPLVLASDSYIACLIAVLMVQLLWFSGIHGGSVVGGIIGPMLLINLGLNQDALAAGQPLPAIFINPVMDFFIFVGGAGGTWGLVLLMMRSKATQLKTIGKMSIIPGTFNINEPVIFGTPIVMNPIYFIPWLLAPTLNTTIVWLAFKSGFVAKIIAIPPWTMPAPIGAIIATNSGTAALVVLSSLIVSAIVFYPFLKIHEKQLLAEEKAMNTAAEGTDDLVPTEAN; from the coding sequence ATGGCTATATTTGATCGAGTCCTTAATTTTATCGAAAATGTTGTTGCTCCGGTTGCAGGGCGAATATCCGCTCAAAGGCATGTGAATGCAATTAAAGATGGCTTTGTTTCAACCATGCCTTTTTTGATCGTGGGTTCTTTGTTACTGGTATTAGCCTTTCCCCCATCTGAAGGCAATTTCTTCTTCGATGGTTGGCATGGGTTAATCGATATTATTGGCAAAGAAAATATCATGGCGCCTTTTCAGTTAAGCATGGGGATTTTTGCTTTATACGCTGCGTTTGGTATTGGCTTTAGCTTGGCGGAGTCTTATAAATTGCGGGCGATGAACACGGGGATGTTATCAATCTTTGCATTCTTGCTTGCTGTGGCACCAATGCTTGATATAAAAGATGTTGGTGGTGTACTTCCTGGTGCGTTTCTTGGTGGAACGGGTGCATTTACCGCTATCCTTTGTGGTTTGTTAGTACCCGAGATGCAGCGTTTACTGATCAAATATAATATTCGTATAAAAATGCCAGATGCTGTTCCCCCTAAAATTTCAGCATCATTCGATCTTCTTATTCCTATTGTCTTTATTTCCTTCATTATTATGTCGATCAACGTATTTTTAGGTCAGTATGATTTGAAAATACCTTCAGCAATCATGCAGCTTTTCCAGCCTTTAGTATTGGCTTCTGATAGCTATATTGCTTGTTTAATCGCAGTGCTCATGGTTCAGCTACTTTGGTTTAGCGGGATTCATGGTGGTTCGGTTGTGGGTGGCATTATTGGCCCTATGCTATTGATCAACCTTGGCTTAAACCAAGATGCTTTGGCTGCTGGGCAACCATTACCAGCAATATTTATTAACCCTGTTATGGATTTCTTCATCTTTGTTGGTGGGGCCGGAGGAACATGGGGGTTAGTGCTCTTGATGATGCGTTCTAAAGCCACTCAGCTAAAAACAATCGGTAAAATGTCGATAATCCCGGGAACATTTAATATCAATGAACCTGTTATTTTCGGTACCCCGATAGTGATGAATCCTATTTATTTCATTCCTTGGTTATTAGCACCAACCTTGAATACGACTATCGTTTGGTTAGCGTTTAAATCAGGTTTCGTCGCTAAAATTATTGCAATTCCACCTTGGACAATGCCAGCACCGATAGGGGCTATTATTGCAACCAATTCAGGTACCGCCGCCTTAGTCGTGCTGAGTAGCTTAATTGTCAGTGCCATCGTGTTTTATCCATTCCTTAAAATACATGAAAAACAACTTCTTGCTGAAGAGAAAGCCATGAATACAGCAGCAGAAGGCACAGACGACCTAGTACCGACGGAGGCAAATTAA